One genomic region from Haloarcula sp. DT43 encodes:
- a CDS encoding AAA family ATPase — protein MSGSRDAGVELTVEGANKRDAGRGIARLPESARTELGVLSGSPVIIDGDDVTVVKVWPADDDGSFVRIDSDTRANAGVNIGDTVTVTSGSVSEAAEIAVQPVEPMPGGEDYESLVGKRLVDQIIQADERTHIEGLGTFLVRKTSPSGPVRVTGTTAVTVLPGLDGGGDAGQSPTDEATASPTTETDSGVSYEDIGGLDEELDRIREMIEMPLSEPEEFRRLGIDPPSGVLLHGPPGTGKTLIARAVANEVDAYFDTISGPEIVSKYKGESEERLREAFETAEENAPAILFVDEIDSIAGSRDEDADMENRVVAQLLTLMDGLEDRGRVVVIGATNRVDAIDPALRRGGRFDREIEIGVPGEHGRREILDVHTREMPLDEDVDLDRIAAQTHGFVGADLASLTTEAAMAALRADRDDGSVHREDFETALATVDPSAMREYVAESPTATFDDVGGLAEVKQTLTETIEWPLSYGELFTATNTDPPSGILLYGPPGTGKTLLARAVAGESDVNFIHVAGPEIMDRYVGESEEAVRELFERARQTAPSIIFLDEIDAIASHRGQGNEVTERVVSQLLAELDGITENPNLVVLAATNRRDMIDDALLRPGRLEQHVEVPNPDRAAREAILGVHTAGKPLAEDVSLSALAAETDGFSGAQLEAVVREASMLAIREVASAYGPDAATENADEVEITPEHFREALERERTR, from the coding sequence ATGAGCGGGTCCAGAGACGCCGGTGTCGAACTCACCGTCGAGGGTGCGAACAAGCGCGACGCCGGGCGCGGCATCGCACGGCTACCGGAGTCCGCACGGACCGAACTGGGCGTGTTGAGCGGGTCGCCCGTCATCATCGACGGCGACGACGTGACCGTCGTGAAGGTCTGGCCGGCCGACGACGACGGCTCCTTCGTCCGCATCGACTCGGACACGCGGGCCAACGCCGGCGTCAACATCGGCGACACGGTCACGGTGACCAGCGGGTCGGTCTCCGAGGCGGCCGAAATCGCCGTCCAGCCGGTCGAACCGATGCCCGGCGGCGAGGACTACGAGAGCCTGGTCGGGAAGCGCCTGGTCGACCAGATAATCCAGGCCGACGAGCGGACCCACATCGAGGGGCTTGGGACCTTTCTCGTCCGCAAGACCTCGCCGTCCGGCCCGGTTCGCGTCACCGGGACGACGGCGGTGACCGTGCTGCCGGGCCTCGACGGCGGCGGTGACGCCGGCCAGTCCCCGACCGACGAGGCGACGGCGTCGCCGACCACCGAGACGGACTCGGGCGTGAGCTACGAGGACATCGGTGGCCTCGACGAGGAACTGGACCGCATCCGCGAGATGATAGAGATGCCCCTCTCGGAGCCCGAGGAGTTCCGCCGCCTGGGCATCGACCCCCCGAGCGGCGTCCTGCTACACGGCCCGCCCGGGACGGGCAAGACTCTCATCGCCCGGGCCGTCGCCAACGAGGTCGACGCCTACTTCGACACCATCTCCGGCCCCGAAATAGTCTCGAAGTACAAGGGCGAAAGCGAGGAGCGACTGCGCGAGGCCTTCGAGACGGCCGAGGAAAACGCCCCGGCTATCCTGTTCGTCGACGAAATCGACTCTATCGCGGGCTCCCGCGACGAGGACGCCGACATGGAGAACCGCGTGGTCGCGCAACTGCTCACGCTGATGGACGGCCTCGAAGACCGCGGGCGCGTCGTCGTCATCGGCGCGACCAACCGCGTCGACGCCATCGACCCCGCCCTGCGTCGGGGCGGGCGCTTCGACCGCGAAATCGAAATCGGCGTCCCCGGCGAACACGGCCGCCGCGAGATTCTGGACGTTCACACGCGTGAGATGCCGCTGGACGAGGACGTGGACCTCGACCGCATCGCGGCCCAGACACACGGCTTCGTCGGGGCGGACCTCGCCTCGCTGACCACCGAGGCGGCGATGGCCGCGCTCCGGGCCGACCGCGACGACGGCTCGGTCCACCGCGAGGACTTCGAGACCGCCCTGGCGACGGTCGACCCCAGCGCGATGCGGGAGTACGTCGCCGAGTCGCCGACGGCGACCTTCGACGACGTGGGCGGGCTGGCCGAGGTCAAACAGACCCTGACCGAGACCATCGAGTGGCCGCTGTCCTACGGGGAGCTGTTCACCGCGACGAACACCGACCCGCCCAGCGGCATCCTGCTGTACGGTCCGCCCGGGACGGGGAAGACCCTACTGGCTCGGGCCGTCGCCGGTGAGAGCGACGTGAACTTCATCCACGTCGCCGGTCCGGAAATCATGGACCGCTACGTCGGCGAGAGCGAGGAGGCGGTCCGGGAACTGTTCGAGCGCGCCCGCCAGACCGCGCCGAGCATCATCTTCCTGGACGAAATCGACGCCATCGCCAGCCACCGCGGCCAGGGCAACGAGGTCACCGAGCGCGTCGTCTCGCAACTGCTCGCGGAACTCGACGGCATCACCGAGAACCCCAACCTGGTCGTGCTGGCCGCGACCAACCGCCGGGACATGATAGACGACGCGCTGTTGCGGCCGGGCCGGCTGGAACAGCACGTCGAGGTGCCAAACCCCGACCGGGCGGCCCGCGAGGCGATTCTCGGGGTCCACACCGCCGGGAAACCGCTCGCCGAGGACGTGTCGCTGTCGGCGCTGGCGGCGGAGACCGACGGCTTCTCCGGCGCACAGCTGGAGGCCGTCGTCCGCGAGGCGTCGATGCTGGCCATCCGCGAGGTCGCGTCGGCCTACGGACCGGACGCGGCCACCGAGAACGCCGACGAGGTCGAGATTACGCCCGAGCACTTCCGGGAGGCCCTAGAGCGGGAACGCACCCGATAG
- a CDS encoding DUF5796 family protein, translated as MSNRSDIAPDTVSVELTEDGIVVEYLDGRQAFYHGVPTTVEESIQTAPGKDTHVLITDETETSGILVYVNDLRTHDDILEETGVGRVILDDGEEDELFPGVTVRDNKMRTEVEVDYGVTNGRVFVFEEDELGERSFEIVEA; from the coding sequence ATGAGCAACCGGTCGGACATCGCACCGGACACCGTCTCGGTCGAGCTGACCGAGGACGGTATCGTCGTCGAGTACCTCGACGGCCGCCAGGCGTTCTACCACGGCGTCCCGACGACGGTCGAGGAGAGCATCCAGACGGCTCCGGGCAAGGACACGCACGTTCTGATTACCGACGAGACGGAGACGTCGGGTATCCTCGTGTACGTCAACGACCTCCGGACCCACGACGACATCCTCGAAGAGACGGGGGTCGGGCGGGTCATCCTCGACGACGGCGAAGAAGACGAACTGTTTCCGGGGGTCACGGTCCGGGACAACAAGATGCGGACGGAAGTCGAGGTCGACTACGGCGTGACGAACGGTCGCGTGTTCGTCTTCGAGGAGGACGAACTCGGCGAGCGGAGCTTCGAAATCGTCGAGGCGTGA
- a CDS encoding DUF7123 family protein codes for MADYSEEDRRILEYLRDSVSRGESYFRAKNIAKQLGLSSKQVGARLPRLAEEADEVEIEKWGRARSTTWRVTTTG; via the coding sequence ATGGCCGATTACAGCGAGGAAGACCGACGCATTCTCGAGTATCTCCGGGACAGCGTCTCGCGTGGGGAGAGTTACTTCCGCGCGAAGAACATCGCTAAACAGCTCGGCCTCTCGTCGAAGCAGGTGGGAGCGCGGCTCCCGCGCTTAGCTGAAGAGGCCGACGAAGTCGAAATCGAGAAGTGGGGCCGCGCCAGGTCGACGACGTGGCGCGTCACCACGACAGGATAG
- a CDS encoding alkaline phosphatase family protein encodes MTKTLVVGLDGASWELLDPWIAAGELPNLATLRDTGTWAGTRSCLPPVTFPNWKCYSSGKDPGGFGVFWFENVDLAAGEIDVTNGGDYDTAELWDYLNDEGQSAGVVNMPTMYPPRDIDELVVAGGPDAVEGEYRSISSGYTSPPELADELEDRFDYRVHPDPLLSSNEERGAEVEAILDLLETRFEVATHLMDERDLDFVHVTLFYLNVLHHFFWDDEPSLRAWHLVDEWVGRLDDREDLNLVLMSDHGCDATQTEFYINEWLAENGYQVRDTSVDAVLTRVGLDRENLLAVAKRAGLVDTLARVVPESIQQLVPQRDGVKRDRKLEAIDLERTKVVASGQGPVYINPRFDVASVRESLMADLREVEDEHGPLFTDVYRGEDIYEGPYVDAGPEVVVDQRPGVHVNDGIGGGTVQSGPDRWAAENTPYGIFAAKGPDFEPQGELDRISILDIAPTVLAAHGCAVPTDMRGEVLPVFDEAPAVGERDPLDIEDALGSDDGDAVEDRLKQLGYME; translated from the coding sequence ATGACGAAGACCCTCGTCGTCGGACTCGACGGAGCGAGCTGGGAACTGCTCGACCCGTGGATAGCGGCAGGCGAGCTCCCGAATCTGGCCACGCTGCGGGACACCGGAACCTGGGCGGGGACCCGGAGCTGTCTGCCGCCGGTGACCTTCCCCAACTGGAAGTGCTACTCCTCGGGCAAGGACCCCGGCGGCTTCGGCGTCTTCTGGTTCGAGAACGTCGACCTGGCGGCGGGCGAAATCGACGTGACGAACGGCGGCGACTACGACACCGCGGAGCTGTGGGACTACCTCAACGACGAGGGGCAGTCGGCCGGCGTTGTCAACATGCCGACGATGTACCCGCCGCGGGACATCGACGAACTCGTCGTCGCCGGCGGCCCGGACGCCGTCGAGGGCGAGTACCGCTCGATTAGCTCCGGTTACACCTCGCCGCCGGAGCTGGCCGACGAACTCGAAGACCGGTTCGACTACCGCGTCCACCCGGACCCGCTGCTGTCCTCCAACGAGGAGCGCGGCGCGGAGGTCGAGGCCATCCTGGACCTGCTAGAGACGCGCTTCGAGGTGGCGACGCACCTCATGGACGAGCGGGACCTCGATTTCGTCCACGTGACGCTGTTCTACCTGAACGTCCTCCATCACTTCTTCTGGGACGACGAGCCGAGCCTGCGCGCGTGGCACCTGGTCGACGAGTGGGTCGGCCGGCTGGACGACCGCGAGGACCTGAACCTCGTGTTGATGTCCGACCACGGCTGTGACGCGACGCAGACGGAGTTCTACATCAACGAGTGGCTCGCCGAGAACGGCTACCAGGTCCGGGACACGAGCGTCGACGCCGTACTTACTCGGGTGGGTTTGGACCGCGAGAACCTGCTCGCGGTGGCGAAGCGGGCCGGGCTGGTGGACACGCTCGCCCGCGTCGTCCCGGAGTCGATACAGCAACTGGTCCCCCAGCGCGACGGCGTCAAGCGCGACCGCAAGCTCGAAGCCATCGACCTCGAACGGACGAAGGTCGTCGCCAGCGGGCAGGGGCCTGTGTACATCAACCCCCGGTTCGACGTGGCGTCGGTCCGGGAGTCGCTCATGGCCGACCTCCGCGAGGTCGAGGACGAACACGGCCCCCTGTTCACCGACGTGTACCGCGGCGAGGACATCTACGAGGGACCCTACGTCGACGCCGGGCCGGAGGTCGTCGTCGACCAGCGCCCGGGCGTCCACGTCAACGACGGCATCGGCGGCGGGACCGTCCAGAGCGGCCCGGACCGCTGGGCGGCCGAGAACACGCCCTACGGCATCTTCGCCGCGAAGGGGCCGGACTTCGAGCCACAGGGCGAACTCGACCGAATCAGCATCCTCGACATCGCGCCGACGGTGCTCGCCGCCCACGGCTGTGCGGTGCCGACAGACATGCGCGGCGAGGTGCTCCCGGTGTTCGACGAGGCCCCCGCCGTCGGCGAGCGCGACCCGCTCGACATCGAGGACGCGCTCGGGAGCGACGATGGCGACGCCGTCGAAGACCGCCTGAAGCAACTGGGATACATGGAGTAG
- a CDS encoding zinc-dependent metalloprotease, with the protein MGLYHSVQAVAGATGDGPIDWDAVADAAKAATDTGDLSVGTPERDGYATDVRDARNRVREVGQLAFDLPETVEIQNRHHWIDANVATFSRVMEPIEQQAEYIPGVARVVNTGSMAVALSFLGNNVLGQYDPVLLADSDAHALYFVRPNIHRVADQLNVDRDRFRRWIAFHEVTHAAEFGAAPWLSDHLETAMEDAIDNLTDGNIDRATLGELDTTMTAVEGYAELLMDRAFDDEYDDLRRKVDERRQGRGPIASLVRRLLGLGMKRQQYERGKAFFDAVADARGVAAAGRVWDSPDTLPTEDEIETPSLWIDRVDP; encoded by the coding sequence ATGGGACTATATCACAGCGTTCAGGCTGTCGCGGGCGCGACCGGCGACGGCCCCATCGACTGGGACGCCGTCGCCGACGCCGCGAAGGCCGCCACGGACACGGGCGACCTCAGCGTCGGGACGCCCGAGCGCGACGGCTACGCGACCGACGTGCGGGACGCCAGAAACCGCGTCCGCGAGGTGGGCCAGCTCGCCTTCGACCTCCCCGAGACCGTCGAAATCCAGAACCGCCACCACTGGATAGACGCCAACGTCGCCACGTTCAGCCGCGTGATGGAGCCGATAGAACAGCAGGCCGAGTACATCCCCGGCGTCGCCCGCGTCGTCAACACCGGGTCGATGGCCGTCGCCCTCTCGTTTCTGGGGAACAACGTCCTGGGCCAGTACGACCCAGTCCTGCTCGCGGACAGCGACGCCCACGCGCTATACTTCGTGCGCCCCAACATCCACCGGGTCGCCGACCAGCTGAACGTCGACCGGGACCGCTTCCGCCGCTGGATTGCCTTCCACGAGGTCACCCACGCGGCGGAGTTCGGCGCGGCCCCGTGGCTCTCCGACCACCTCGAAACGGCGATGGAGGACGCCATCGACAACCTCACCGACGGCAACATCGACCGCGCGACGCTGGGGGAACTGGACACGACGATGACCGCCGTCGAGGGGTACGCGGAACTGCTGATGGACCGCGCCTTCGACGACGAGTACGACGACCTGCGGCGGAAAGTCGACGAGCGCCGACAGGGACGTGGCCCCATCGCGTCGCTCGTGCGCCGCTTGCTCGGCCTCGGGATGAAACGCCAGCAGTACGAGCGCGGCAAAGCCTTCTTCGACGCCGTGGCCGACGCCCGCGGCGTCGCCGCGGCCGGCCGGGTGTGGGACTCGCCGGACACCCTCCCGACAGAAGACGAGATAGAGACGCCGTCGCTGTGGATAGACCGCGTCGACCCCTGA
- a CDS encoding M20/M25/M40 family metallo-hydrolase, giving the protein MDTRRREFLESLLTTPGPSGYEADSQRVWLDYVSEFADEVRTDDYGNAVATVEGGDTTVALAGHGDEIGFIVRDLTDDGFVRLGRIGGSDKTVSRGQHVTIHTADGPVSGVVGQTAIHLREKDDDTVPDIAKQHVDVGAEDGEELESLVDRGDPVTFVQTLSELENGRLAARGMDNRIGIWAAAEGLRRAAETGADATVYAVSTVQEEVGVQGAKMVGFDLAPDVAIAADVTHATDSPNAPGKTDTGVELGGGPVVARGSANHPVAVAALRETSEAEDIDIQLQATGTRTGTDADAFYTSRGGIPSVNVGLPNRYMHTPVEVIDPDDLDSLADLLAGFAVRAADRAPFSVDV; this is encoded by the coding sequence ATGGACACACGACGACGCGAGTTCTTGGAATCGCTGCTGACGACGCCCGGCCCGTCGGGATACGAGGCCGACAGCCAGCGGGTGTGGCTCGACTACGTCAGCGAGTTCGCCGACGAGGTCCGCACCGACGACTACGGGAACGCCGTCGCCACGGTCGAGGGCGGCGACACGACCGTCGCGCTCGCGGGCCACGGCGACGAGATAGGGTTCATCGTCCGGGACCTCACCGACGACGGGTTCGTCAGACTGGGCCGCATCGGCGGCTCCGACAAGACCGTCTCTCGCGGGCAACACGTCACTATCCACACGGCCGACGGACCGGTCTCCGGCGTCGTCGGCCAGACCGCCATCCACCTCCGGGAGAAGGACGACGACACCGTGCCGGACATCGCCAAGCAACACGTCGACGTGGGGGCCGAGGACGGCGAGGAACTCGAATCGCTGGTCGACCGCGGCGACCCGGTGACGTTCGTCCAGACGCTGAGCGAACTCGAAAACGGCCGGCTCGCCGCCCGGGGGATGGACAACCGAATCGGCATCTGGGCGGCCGCCGAGGGGCTCCGCCGCGCGGCCGAGACCGGTGCGGACGCGACGGTGTACGCCGTCTCCACGGTCCAGGAGGAGGTCGGGGTGCAGGGCGCGAAGATGGTCGGGTTCGACCTCGCGCCGGACGTGGCCATCGCGGCCGACGTGACACACGCGACGGACTCGCCGAACGCGCCTGGCAAGACCGACACCGGTGTCGAACTTGGCGGGGGCCCGGTCGTCGCCCGCGGGAGCGCGAACCACCCGGTCGCCGTCGCGGCGCTCCGGGAGACAAGCGAGGCCGAGGACATCGACATCCAACTGCAGGCGACGGGGACGCGCACGGGGACCGACGCCGACGCCTTCTACACCTCCCGTGGCGGCATCCCGTCGGTCAACGTCGGCCTGCCGAACCGCTACATGCACACGCCGGTCGAGGTCATCGACCCGGACGACCTCGACTCGCTCGCGGACCTGCTTGCGGGCTTTGCCGTCCGAGCGGCCGACCGAGCGCCCTTTAGCGTCGACGTGTAG
- a CDS encoding DUF7128 family protein — MVVQTERDDITWYKCETCGLMFDDQSDARQHEENCDDEDPSYIQ; from the coding sequence ATGGTTGTCCAAACAGAGCGGGACGACATAACGTGGTACAAGTGCGAGACTTGTGGCCTGATGTTCGACGACCAGAGCGACGCGCGCCAGCACGAGGAGAACTGCGACGACGAGGACCCCTCGTACATCCAGTAG
- a CDS encoding SRPBCC family protein: protein MTVRVERTMTVPATPERVWEFITDPDKRARPISVVTDWEIIDDTHANWSIKLPIPVVNQTMTVKTEDVEQRRPEYARFVGRSKVMTVQGEHELEETADGGTKLTNRFIVDGKLPGVERFFKRNLDGEMRNLEQALRDDLEVEA from the coding sequence ATGACTGTCCGGGTCGAGCGAACGATGACTGTGCCGGCCACACCGGAGCGTGTCTGGGAATTCATCACCGACCCGGATAAACGGGCCCGGCCGATCAGCGTCGTCACCGACTGGGAAATCATCGACGACACGCACGCGAACTGGTCCATCAAGCTCCCCATACCGGTCGTCAACCAGACGATGACGGTGAAGACCGAAGACGTCGAACAGCGCCGCCCGGAGTACGCCCGCTTCGTCGGCCGCTCGAAAGTGATGACTGTCCAGGGGGAGCACGAACTCGAAGAGACGGCCGACGGCGGCACGAAACTGACGAACCGGTTCATCGTCGACGGGAAGCTCCCGGGCGTCGAGCGGTTCTTCAAGCGGAACCTCGACGGCGAGATGCGGAACCTCGAACAGGCACTGCGGGACGACCTCGAAGTAGAAGCATGA
- a CDS encoding carbon-nitrogen family hydrolase yields the protein MKVTLAQVDVSSASVAENVGRATTAIRDAAADGADLVVLPELFNVGYFAFDRYARNAEGLDGETLGRIRSVATDHDVAVLAGSVVEDLAASADSGFDVPTEEGLANTAVFFDRDGERRAVYRKHHLFGYDSAESRLLEPGERVPTVDFEGFTVGITTCYDLRFPELYRRLVDDGVTLALVPSAWPYPRVEHWELFGRARAVENQLYVAAANGVGEFEDAELLGRSTVYDPWGTTLASADDDPALVTATLDPARVDRVREEFPALADRRTDWS from the coding sequence ATGAAGGTCACGCTCGCCCAGGTCGACGTCTCGTCAGCCTCGGTCGCCGAGAACGTCGGCCGCGCGACGACCGCTATCAGGGACGCGGCCGCGGACGGCGCGGACCTCGTCGTCCTTCCGGAACTGTTCAACGTCGGCTACTTCGCGTTCGACCGCTACGCCCGGAACGCGGAGGGACTCGACGGCGAGACGCTCGGCCGGATTCGCAGCGTCGCCACGGACCACGACGTGGCGGTGCTTGCCGGCAGCGTCGTCGAGGACCTGGCGGCCAGCGCCGACAGCGGGTTCGACGTGCCCACGGAGGAGGGACTGGCAAACACCGCCGTGTTCTTCGACCGCGACGGCGAGCGCCGAGCGGTGTACCGCAAGCATCACCTGTTCGGCTACGACTCCGCGGAGTCCCGGCTGCTCGAACCGGGCGAGAGGGTGCCGACCGTCGATTTCGAGGGGTTCACCGTCGGCATCACCACCTGTTACGACCTCCGGTTCCCGGAGCTGTACCGCCGGCTCGTCGACGACGGGGTGACGCTGGCGCTCGTGCCCAGCGCGTGGCCCTACCCGCGCGTCGAGCACTGGGAACTGTTCGGCCGCGCCCGCGCCGTCGAGAACCAGCTGTACGTCGCCGCGGCTAACGGCGTCGGGGAGTTCGAGGACGCGGAACTGCTGGGCCGGTCGACGGTGTACGACCCCTGGGGGACGACGCTTGCCAGCGCCGACGACGACCCGGCGCTGGTGACCGCCACGCTCGACCCCGCCCGCGTCGACCGGGTCCGCGAGGAGTTCCCGGCGCTCGCGGACCGCCGGACGGACTGGTCGTAA
- a CDS encoding DUF4349 domain-containing protein — translation MATRRRVLAVVALLLLAGCAGMGGGGDAGGAREGGDGAQMAGSDGGSSQPEAADAGASSGDGGAVQVGDAAADRAIVRNGRMVVEVENYSTTADAIAARARASGGYVSDSNRRLHRDDGETWYTGYIVVRVPSEEYGPMQSMVDEQGTVRSEETTTKDVTDQLVDLEARLTNLRERRDRLRTFYERANSTAELLRIEEELSSVQRDIERLEAQKRSLEQRVAYSTLRVEMHEPAPEPGAQQVPYHERSLVSAFLSSVTDVYVFTRGLLVTVASLAPWLAVLAVPVVGGRRLLRGRSLPLVGRSRSESTAADSDGDDRQDAADGPDAESPDDDA, via the coding sequence ATGGCAACGCGACGCAGGGTCCTCGCTGTCGTCGCTCTCCTCCTCCTCGCTGGCTGTGCCGGCATGGGCGGGGGCGGCGACGCAGGCGGGGCACGAGAAGGCGGCGACGGCGCACAGATGGCCGGCAGCGATGGCGGGTCGAGTCAGCCCGAAGCGGCGGACGCCGGGGCGAGTTCCGGCGACGGCGGGGCCGTCCAGGTCGGCGACGCGGCGGCCGACCGGGCCATCGTCCGCAACGGGCGGATGGTCGTCGAGGTAGAGAACTACTCGACGACGGCCGACGCCATCGCCGCTCGGGCGCGTGCGTCCGGCGGGTACGTGAGCGATTCCAACCGCCGGCTCCACCGCGACGACGGCGAGACCTGGTACACCGGTTACATCGTCGTCAGAGTACCCAGCGAGGAGTACGGACCGATGCAGTCGATGGTGGACGAGCAGGGGACGGTCCGCTCGGAGGAAACCACGACAAAGGACGTGACCGACCAGCTGGTCGACCTCGAAGCTCGACTGACCAACCTCCGGGAGCGCCGCGACAGGCTTCGGACCTTCTACGAGCGGGCCAACAGCACGGCGGAACTGCTCCGCATCGAGGAGGAACTGTCGTCAGTCCAGCGCGACATCGAGCGCCTGGAGGCACAGAAGCGCTCGCTCGAACAGCGGGTCGCCTACTCGACGCTACGTGTCGAGATGCACGAGCCGGCACCGGAGCCGGGGGCCCAGCAGGTACCGTACCACGAACGGTCGCTGGTCTCGGCGTTTCTCTCGTCGGTGACTGACGTGTACGTGTTCACCCGCGGCCTGCTCGTGACCGTAGCGAGCCTCGCGCCGTGGCTCGCCGTCCTCGCCGTCCCGGTCGTCGGCGGCCGGCGACTCCTCCGCGGGCGGTCGCTCCCGCTAGTGGGACGGAGTCGGTCGGAGTCGACGGCGGCGGACAGCGACGGCGACGACCGGCAGGACGCCGCTGACGGGCCGGACGCGGAGTCGCCCGACGACGACGCGTAG
- a CDS encoding DUF7525 family protein produces MSSKASKSDMGTGLALLFGLVSVGAAVVTATNSYNYAILHAQELDTGNLLVTSGGAFGLAMLAAGVAVVAIHAYDA; encoded by the coding sequence ATGAGTTCCAAGGCGTCGAAAAGCGACATGGGAACGGGCCTGGCCCTGCTGTTCGGGCTCGTCTCCGTCGGTGCGGCCGTGGTCACAGCAACCAACAGCTACAACTACGCGATTTTACACGCACAGGAGCTTGATACTGGCAATCTCCTCGTGACCTCCGGCGGCGCGTTCGGGCTCGCGATGCTGGCCGCGGGCGTGGCCGTCGTGGCGATTCACGCCTACGACGCCTGA
- a CDS encoding HTH domain-containing protein, with product MVSIDLNNSQRTMLTTLVNKYQQTGSAVTGETIAEEIDRNPGTVRNQMQSLTSLGLVEGIPGPTGGYKPTSEAFDAIDRQQIDEAESVIVAHDYERVDVTVEEINFTNVHDPEKCRARFHLQSSVQDFSEGQAVILGPTPISKLVVAGTIVAVDESNSELLMDVAKIEAPVEEPEK from the coding sequence ATGGTTAGCATCGATCTGAACAACAGCCAGCGAACGATGCTCACGACGCTGGTAAACAAGTATCAACAGACCGGGTCGGCGGTTACCGGCGAGACAATCGCGGAGGAGATAGACAGGAACCCCGGGACCGTCCGGAACCAGATGCAGAGCCTGACGTCGCTGGGGCTCGTCGAGGGGATTCCAGGGCCGACGGGCGGGTACAAGCCCACTTCCGAGGCCTTCGACGCAATCGACCGCCAGCAGATAGACGAGGCCGAGAGCGTCATCGTCGCGCACGACTACGAGCGGGTCGACGTGACCGTCGAGGAAATCAACTTCACGAACGTCCACGACCCGGAGAAGTGCCGCGCCCGGTTCCACCTCCAGAGCTCGGTGCAGGACTTCAGCGAGGGGCAGGCGGTCATCCTCGGGCCGACGCCCATCTCGAAGCTCGTCGTCGCTGGGACCATCGTCGCGGTCGACGAGTCCAACAGCGAACTCCTCATGGACGTCGCCAAAATCGAAGCGCCCGTCGAAGAGCCAGAGAAGTAG